The window GTCCTGCTGCGTGCCCTGGAGCCTCTCGAAGGCGTCGCGCTGATGAAGGCATGGCGCGGCACGGAGCGGCTGGCCGATCTCGCGCGCGGTCCGGGGCGGCTTGCCACTGCGCTCGACATCGATCTGCGCCTTGACGGAACCGATCTCTGCGACAAGGGCAGACTCTGGCTGGGAGTCGATGCCCGGGCGCCGCGACGCGTCGGGCGCAGCGTACGCATCGGCATCTCGCGCGAAGTACACCGTAAGCTTCGCTTCTTCGAGCGCGACAATGTCTTCGTCAGCGGTCCGCGTCGCCTGAACGGCACGAAGGTGGAGATTGTGAGCGCGCGCGGCCGCGACTAGACTTGTTTTCTGGAGACGCATTTGATGCCACCCAGTGATGTCATGCCGGCGCCGGCCGCAGCTCGCGCCGGCAGCTATCTGTACTACCGGCACAGCCTGCCGGTGCGCGTCATGCACTGGATCAACGTGATTGCGCTCACGATCCTGTTCCTGAGCGGCCTCAATATCTTCAGTGCGCATCCGGCACTCTATTGGGGTAAGTCTT of the Candidatus Binataceae bacterium genome contains:
- a CDS encoding DNA-3-methyladenine glycosylase: MIGPLRRLRRDELPRDTAKLARYLIGKILVHEHPQGRLSGRIVETEAYVVGDAAAHAFRGETPRNRSLFLERGHAYVYFVYGCWHALNVSAETKGTGAGVLLRALEPLEGVALMKAWRGTERLADLARGPGRLATALDIDLRLDGTDLCDKGRLWLGVDARAPRRVGRSVRIGISREVHRKLRFFERDNVFVSGPRRLNGTKVEIVSARGRD